The following coding sequences lie in one Silvanigrella aquatica genomic window:
- a CDS encoding YceI family protein gives MKFKAMASALIGFVVLPSIAFAQNVKYELDPVHTNVGFGVRHLGINTVKGEFKKFSGTIEYDPKNPTKIKVVAEIDASSLDTGNEKRDEHVKSPDFLDVAKFQKITFVSKSAKPNGKNAMKVTGDLTIHGVTKTVVLDITDIAGPGLNPLDKKQHLGASASIKIVRQDYGITWNGNGMTGIAGEAAVGNDVKIQIDMDSVGEVAAGAKK, from the coding sequence ATGAAATTTAAAGCAATGGCGTCTGCTCTTATTGGATTTGTTGTGTTACCTTCAATCGCGTTTGCGCAAAACGTAAAATATGAATTAGATCCTGTTCATACCAATGTCGGATTTGGAGTTCGGCATTTAGGAATAAATACGGTTAAAGGGGAATTTAAAAAGTTTTCAGGAACAATAGAATATGATCCGAAAAATCCAACTAAAATAAAAGTTGTTGCTGAAATTGACGCAAGTTCTTTAGATACGGGCAATGAAAAAAGAGATGAGCATGTAAAATCTCCTGATTTTTTAGATGTGGCAAAATTTCAAAAAATTACCTTTGTTTCAAAAAGTGCAAAGCCTAATGGTAAAAATGCAATGAAAGTAACAGGAGATCTGACTATTCATGGTGTAACCAAGACAGTTGTTCTTGATATTACAGATATTGCAGGCCCTGGTCTGAATCCGCTTGATAAAAAGCAACATCTTGGTGCTTCTGCCTCTATTAAAATTGTAAGGCAGGATTATGGTATTACGTGGAACGGTAATGGGATGACAGGAATTGCAGGAGAAGCCGCAGTAGGTAATGATGTAAAAATTCAAATTGATATGGATTCTGTGGGTGAGGTTGCCGCAGGTGCCAAGAAATAA